TAAACTTGGAGTTAACGCAACTGCAACTATGCAAATTGCAATTACTGTTAATAATATGTTTAATATATTTGGTATAGGTATTGGAGCTGCCTCTGCTATAATAATTGGTAATAAAATTGGAGCTGGCTTAAAAGATGAAGCGTACTCTCTTTCAATAAAGATATCCCAATTTGGAGTTTTATTAGGAGTAGCCATCGGAATTATTTTCTACTTTATCTCTCCTCTTTTTGTTGGAGTCTTTAAAATAACTCCTGAAACAGCTAAAAATGTAATTACTGTTTTAAAAATAATGGCATTCTTTATTCCTGCAAGATTTTATGCTATTATACAAGTAATAGGTACTTTAAGAGGTGGTGGAGATGTTGTTTATGCAATCGCAACTGAAATGATTGGAATTTGGATTATAGGAATTCCTATGGCCTTTGCTGCTATTCACTTTATCCCGGGATTATCTATAACAACATTATACTTTATAATCTGTTTAGAAGAACTTGTTAAATGTGTTATAACATACCCACGTGTTATGTCATATAAATGGATTAGAAGTTTAGTTTAATTTAGGAGGATTTATGATATCTTTAATTATTTTACTTATTGGAGTTGTTTTTTTAGTTTTAGGAGCAAATTCCCTTGTTGATGGAGCTTCTGTTATAGCTAAAAGATTCAATATTCCTAATATTGTTATTGGACTTACCATCGTAGCTTTTGGAACTTCTGCTCCTGAACTTGTTGTAAATGTCATTTCTGCATTAAATGGTAAAACTGCTATCACATTAGGAAATGTTATAGGAAGTAATGTTATTAATATTCTTGTTATTTTAGGTATTACAGCTATTATCTATCCTTTAACAGTTGCAAGAAACACTGTTAAATTTGAAATACCTATAGCACTTTTTGCTTCAATTTTAACATATGTTTTAGCTAAAAATGGAGTCTTAAGCAAAATTGATGGATTTATATTATTAGGATTTTTTATATTATTTCTTATGTATAATGCCTATTTAACAGTTATGAATAGAGAAGAGAGCGAATTAGAAGTAAAAAATTATACATTACCTATAGCTACTGGTGTGACGATACTTGGCTTTATTCTTCTAGTTTTTGGAGGAAAATTTATTGTTGACTCTGCTGTTGATTTGGCTAGAAACTTTGGAATTTCTGAAAGAGTTATTTCTGTAACAGTTGTTTCTTTAGGAACATCTTTACCAGAGTTAGCAACTTCTGTTGTTGCTGCCTTTAAGAAAAATACTGATATTGCAATAGGAAATGTTGTAGGTTCTAACATCTTTAATACATTTTTCATTCTAGGTGTATCTGCTGTTATCACTCCTATAGATGTTCCTACCACTGCATTTATTGATTTAATTTTAAATATGGTTGCTTCAATTCTTCTTTTAGCATTTGTTTTAAGAAACTATAGATTAAATAGAATTCATGGTCTTCTATTTTTAACAGTATACTCAACTTATTTATACTCTCTTTTTAAGTAGGAGTTGAAAAGGAGGAGATTAAAATTAAAATAATCTACAATAATGATGATCCAGCTATAGGAATTGTTCAAATTATACATGGTATGAGTGAATACTCTAAAAGATATTTGAACTTTACAGATTTTTTAAATAAAAATAGATATATAGTTGTCTTATCTGATCATAGAGGACATGGAGAAGAGGCTTTTAAAAATGGAACCTTAGGACTTTTTAGTAGTTCTTTTGATATTTTAGTTTTTGACCAAGTTAATATAAGTAAAAATTTAAAAGAACAGTTCCCTAATCTACCTTTCTATATTTTAGGGCATAGTATGGGATCCTTTATAGCTCAGAAACACATGAAAGTATATTCTAAAGAAAAATTTAATTATATTTTTATGGGCAGTTGTTACGAAAGAAAATTCATGACTTTTGTTGGTAAAGTTCTTTTTAAATCTATATCTCTTTTAATAAACAATCCTAAAAAAATTTTTAATAATATTATTTTTCTAGGAACTAATTCAAAAATTAAAGATAAAGATAAAAATAGCTCATCTTGGTTAAGTAGAGATCCAAAAGTTGTAAAGGAATTTTTAGATGATCCTCATTGTGGGTTTAGTTATACTCCAAAGTTTTATTATAATTTTTTAGATTTTTTATCTAAGCTTTATAACAAGGATAGCTTTAATTTTGTCAATAAAGCAACTCCTATTTTAATTATTTCTGGTGAAGATGACCCCATTGGACTTTATGGTCTCGGAGTTAAGTCTCTTTATAACTTCTATTTAAATTTAGGTTTTAATAAACTTTCTTTAAAGTTATATAAAGATTG
The nucleotide sequence above comes from Cetobacterium somerae ATCC BAA-474. Encoded proteins:
- a CDS encoding calcium/sodium antiporter, which translates into the protein MISLIILLIGVVFLVLGANSLVDGASVIAKRFNIPNIVIGLTIVAFGTSAPELVVNVISALNGKTAITLGNVIGSNVINILVILGITAIIYPLTVARNTVKFEIPIALFASILTYVLAKNGVLSKIDGFILLGFFILFLMYNAYLTVMNREESELEVKNYTLPIATGVTILGFILLVFGGKFIVDSAVDLARNFGISERVISVTVVSLGTSLPELATSVVAAFKKNTDIAIGNVVGSNIFNTFFILGVSAVITPIDVPTTAFIDLILNMVASILLLAFVLRNYRLNRIHGLLFLTVYSTYLYSLFK
- a CDS encoding alpha/beta fold hydrolase; the encoded protein is MVQIIHGMSEYSKRYLNFTDFLNKNRYIVVLSDHRGHGEEAFKNGTLGLFSSSFDILVFDQVNISKNLKEQFPNLPFYILGHSMGSFIAQKHMKVYSKEKFNYIFMGSCYERKFMTFVGKVLFKSISLLINNPKKIFNNIIFLGTNSKIKDKDKNSSSWLSRDPKVVKEFLDDPHCGFSYTPKFYYNFLDFLSKLYNKDSFNFVNKATPILIISGEDDPIGLYGLGVKSLYNFYLNLGFNKLSLKLYKDCRHEILNELNKNQVYNDILLWMKKEGKV